The proteins below come from a single Bartonella schoenbuchensis R1 genomic window:
- a CDS encoding lambda exonuclease family protein, which translates to MEQRTPEWFQARLGKVTASNINSIVDKTAKGSPTSKYEEYKLKLIGERLTGITSLSYETHAMRWGRKYEDSAIQKYSLRRLVTVTRCGFIPHPTIEMAGASPDGLIGDEGLIEVKCPQLTTYTRFLLDSEIKPEYILQMQFQMACTGRKWCDFVSYNPLFVDKSPHLCIKVQRVQRDDEQIERINKAVETFLEEIEQETRVFTQAA; encoded by the coding sequence ATGGAACAAAGAACACCAGAGTGGTTTCAAGCTCGTTTAGGTAAAGTCACAGCTTCAAATATTAACAGCATCGTTGATAAAACAGCTAAAGGCTCACCTACAAGTAAATATGAAGAGTACAAACTCAAACTCATTGGAGAACGCTTAACGGGCATAACAAGTCTATCTTATGAAACACATGCTATGCGATGGGGACGTAAATATGAAGACAGTGCAATTCAAAAATACAGCCTTAGACGTTTGGTTACTGTCACACGGTGCGGATTTATTCCTCATCCGACAATTGAAATGGCAGGGGCTAGTCCTGATGGTCTTATTGGTGATGAGGGGCTCATAGAGGTCAAATGCCCTCAACTAACAACGTATACACGTTTTTTGCTAGATAGTGAAATCAAGCCTGAATATATCTTACAAATGCAATTCCAAATGGCTTGCACAGGGCGAAAATGGTGTGATTTTGTTAGCTACAACCCCTTGTTTGTAGATAAATCACCTCACTTATGTATCAAAGTTCAACGCGTTCAACGCGATGATGAGCAGATTGAACGTATCAATAAGGCTGTCGAAACTTTTTTAGAAGAAATAGAACAAGAAACGCGTGTCTTTACGCAAGCTGCTTAA
- a CDS encoding recombinase RecT: protein MTTSIVATVAQKYGLSEQEFCKKIIKNCINFNISKEDFEDFIYLADRYRLNPLDKEIYVIPKRGGGISVMTSIEGWLNIIRSRPNFNGMKLKKNAIMKAR, encoded by the coding sequence ATGACAACTTCTATCGTAGCAACAGTGGCGCAGAAATATGGTTTATCAGAACAAGAATTTTGCAAAAAGATCATAAAGAATTGTATCAATTTCAATATTTCTAAGGAAGATTTTGAAGATTTTATCTACCTTGCCGATAGGTATAGGTTAAATCCTCTAGACAAAGAAATATACGTCATCCCTAAAAGAGGGGGCGGTATTAGTGTGATGACTTCTATTGAAGGATGGCTCAATATCATACGTTCACGTCCTAACTTTAATGGAATGAAATTAAAAAAGAACGCGATAATGAAGGCAAGGTAA
- a CDS encoding antA/AntB antirepressor family protein — MEALIAIHNNTINQEPVQTVNARELHAFLEIGKDFSTWIKDRIGQYEFEEGKDFIKTQDLRSPKLGNAKSRAVLVINYHLTLDMAKELAMVERNERGKQARQYFIECERKAKQVTTPQIDYSNPQVMLGVFTHLKNENERKDHVIAQLIPKAEALKRLERSDGLFGISEAAKILGLLPKDLTSRLLNNYWAYRSGMDKRLLPRQDKINRGLMDCEAHTIQTASGRGRTVLSAKITPKGLAYLSEQLQKQTLH, encoded by the coding sequence ATGGAAGCGCTTATCGCTATTCATAACAATACAATTAATCAAGAACCTGTTCAGACAGTCAATGCACGTGAATTACATGCTTTTTTGGAAATAGGAAAAGATTTTTCTACTTGGATTAAAGATCGTATTGGTCAATATGAATTTGAAGAAGGAAAAGACTTTATAAAAACACAAGATTTGCGGTCCCCAAAATTGGGGAACGCAAAATCTAGAGCTGTCCTTGTAATAAACTATCATCTTACTTTAGACATGGCGAAAGAACTTGCTATGGTTGAACGTAATGAGAGAGGTAAACAAGCTCGTCAATATTTCATTGAGTGTGAACGGAAAGCAAAACAAGTAACAACCCCTCAAATTGACTATTCAAATCCCCAAGTCATGTTAGGTGTTTTTACGCACTTAAAAAATGAAAATGAACGCAAAGATCATGTCATTGCTCAGTTAATCCCAAAGGCAGAAGCACTTAAACGTTTAGAACGATCTGATGGTTTGTTTGGTATAAGCGAAGCAGCAAAAATATTAGGCTTACTCCCCAAAGATTTAACAAGCCGCTTGCTTAATAATTATTGGGCTTATCGTAGTGGCATGGATAAACGTTTGTTACCTCGTCAGGATAAAATCAATAGAGGATTGATGGATTGTGAAGCCCACACCATTCAAACCGCCAGTGGAAGAGGAAGAACTGTTCTCAGTGCAAAGATTACACCCAAAGGATTAGCATACTTAAGTGAGCAACTCCAAAAACAGACGCTGCATTAA
- a CDS encoding LexA family transcriptional regulator, protein MILLPKDRLKMARERAGYLTPSEAARAIPSLNVNTLISNENGNRAISRQMAGRYGEVFNVDPGWILYGKSSQDNPSLSESVPLISWVSAGELSEQDGITDFLDCSMIEAVNLPAGEWIALRVDGSSMNKISPPDSIIFVNMRDKKLVPNACYVIADETGKATYKRYRPNDNPPFQPASYDKTINAPKLEGAISIIGRVRRTILEM, encoded by the coding sequence ATGATTCTTTTACCAAAAGATAGACTTAAAATGGCACGTGAGCGCGCTGGGTATTTAACACCGAGCGAAGCCGCACGTGCTATACCAAGTCTCAATGTTAATACATTAATTAGTAATGAAAATGGAAATCGCGCTATCTCGCGTCAAATGGCTGGACGATATGGAGAGGTATTTAATGTAGATCCTGGATGGATTTTGTATGGCAAGTCTTCTCAAGATAATCCTAGCCTCAGTGAGAGCGTTCCTTTAATTTCGTGGGTTAGTGCTGGAGAATTAAGTGAGCAAGACGGTATAACGGATTTTTTGGATTGTTCTATGATCGAAGCTGTCAATCTTCCAGCGGGTGAGTGGATTGCTTTGCGCGTGGATGGTTCGTCCATGAATAAAATTAGTCCTCCAGATTCTATAATATTTGTAAATATGCGAGATAAGAAACTTGTACCAAATGCTTGTTATGTCATTGCAGATGAAACTGGAAAGGCAACATATAAACGATATAGGCCAAATGATAATCCTCCTTTTCAACCCGCCTCATATGATAAAACAATAAATGCTCCAAAACTCGAAGGTGCTATCTCAATAATAGGTCGTGTACGGCGTACTATTCTTGAAATGTAA
- a CDS encoding DUF1376 domain-containing protein yields MSTQKNWVKFYHNQFLKELMGLKPAETAVYAILVFLMIDKGTPILNNASYLSNLCGCSVRTFNKILEALMSYGHIIHLEDDSLWHTSLAFDVNMSRKTSEKASKAATARWNKKREGESYVN; encoded by the coding sequence ATGTCTACTCAAAAAAACTGGGTAAAGTTTTATCATAATCAATTTTTAAAAGAGCTTATGGGTTTGAAGCCAGCAGAAACCGCCGTTTACGCAATATTGGTGTTTCTCATGATTGATAAGGGCACACCTATTTTGAATAATGCTTCTTATTTATCAAATTTGTGTGGCTGTTCAGTGCGGACGTTTAACAAGATATTAGAAGCTTTAATGAGCTATGGTCATATTATTCATTTAGAAGATGACAGCTTATGGCACACATCATTAGCATTTGATGTCAATATGAGTAGAAAAACTTCAGAGAAAGCTTCCAAAGCAGCCACTGCAAGATGGAATAAGAAAAGAGAGGGGGAAAGTTATGTCAACTAA
- a CDS encoding DUF1376 domain-containing protein produces the protein MSTKMSWTRLFADKWILDLTYLSPIESNVYIRLQLEMLRTSEPLLNNMKVLARYTGCTVKTFVKALDVLLSIGHVTRLEDGRLWSQQVEEELNDSKENLNKFSERASKAAQARWDKQKKLDNSSNNVKHNASDISSIIKHDANDMLVDAINNNNNIYNKKTNTIVLSKKKMLWKI, from the coding sequence ATGTCAACTAAAATGTCATGGACAAGGCTTTTTGCAGACAAGTGGATACTTGATCTGACTTATTTGTCTCCTATTGAAAGCAACGTTTATATAAGATTACAGCTAGAAATGTTGCGTACTAGTGAGCCACTTTTAAATAACATGAAAGTTTTAGCTCGGTATACCGGTTGCACAGTCAAAACATTTGTAAAAGCATTAGATGTTTTACTGAGCATTGGTCATGTTACTCGTTTAGAAGATGGCCGTTTGTGGAGTCAGCAGGTTGAAGAAGAATTAAATGACAGCAAAGAAAACTTAAATAAGTTTTCGGAAAGAGCTTCCAAAGCAGCACAAGCGAGATGGGACAAACAAAAAAAGTTAGATAATTCAAGTAATAATGTTAAGCACAATGCTAGTGATATATCTAGCATTATTAAGCATGATGCTAACGATATGCTTGTTGATGCCATTAACAATAACAATAACATATATAATAAAAAAACTAACACTATCGTGTTATCAAAAAAGAAAATGCTTTGGAAGATTTAG
- a CDS encoding antA/AntB antirepressor family protein → MNTLITISEQTVGQETVQTVNARDLHAFLEVGKKFADWITNRINQYEFEEGKDYIITLPKIGKRKNVVLKEYHLTLSVAKELSMVENNKKGKQARQYFIECERKAKQPLNLANALQNPLTIRQLLLSIDNIAGIRLYANQVLQKHLKTTSGLVAEIISLPHILKALTHCMRMTYSDLVGCSYAIQYPLWGKHNDGLVAVFLSTRHSF, encoded by the coding sequence ATGAACACTCTCATAACAATATCAGAACAAACTGTTGGACAGGAAACTGTTCAAACAGTCAATGCACGTGACTTACACGCTTTTTTGGAAGTCGGCAAAAAGTTTGCGGATTGGATTACAAACCGCATTAATCAGTATGAATTTGAAGAAGGAAAAGACTATATTATAACGCTTCCCAAAATTGGGAAACGTAAAAATGTGGTATTAAAAGAATATCATCTCACCTTAAGTGTAGCAAAAGAGCTGTCTATGGTTGAGAATAACAAGAAAGGTAAACAAGCCCGTCAGTACTTCATTGAATGCGAACGGAAAGCAAAACAGCCTTTAAATCTCGCAAATGCTTTACAGAATCCTCTCACAATTAGACAATTGCTTTTATCTATTGACAACATAGCAGGAATACGTCTATATGCGAATCAGGTGCTTCAAAAACACCTTAAAACAACTAGCGGATTGGTTGCCGAAATAATCAGTCTTCCGCACATATTAAAGGCTTTGACTCATTGTATGCGTATGACGTATAGTGATCTTGTCGGGTGTAGTTATGCTATACAATACCCTTTATGGGGAAAGCATAACGACGGGCTAGTTGCCGTGTTTTTGAGCACCCGGCACTCTTTTTGA
- a CDS encoding phage regulatory protein/antirepressor Ant, with protein MNTLIEIKESTANSATVQTMSSHEIAELCGKRHDHVMRDIKKMLEELNAPKFGAVSLMGNYFDKKGESRPCYYLPKRECLILVSGYSTTLRAKIIDRWQELEKQGGNSQLDLANALQNPLTIRQLLLESITQLEDLRTEVKTLKPKAEALEHLKRSDGLFALYEAAKMLDVRPTDFTKHLQFHKWAYRNFPGGPMLPYQDKIRKGLMDCVIHTIQKSDGTKMSVSSAKITVKGLACLREQFHGGVQ; from the coding sequence ATGAACACTCTCATAGAAATAAAAGAAAGCACTGCTAACAGTGCGACGGTTCAAACTATGTCTAGCCATGAAATTGCTGAATTATGTGGTAAAAGGCATGACCACGTTATGCGTGATATCAAGAAAATGCTTGAAGAACTTAACGCCCCCAAATTTGGGGCGGTTAGTTTGATGGGCAATTACTTTGATAAAAAAGGGGAAAGTCGCCCCTGCTATTATCTTCCAAAACGTGAATGTTTAATTCTTGTATCAGGTTACAGCACAACATTACGAGCTAAAATTATAGACCGCTGGCAAGAATTGGAAAAACAAGGAGGAAATTCCCAACTAGACCTCGCAAATGCTTTACAGAATCCTCTCACAATTAGGCAACTGCTTTTAGAGAGCATTACACAATTGGAAGATTTAAGAACTGAAGTTAAAACACTTAAACCAAAAGCAGAAGCACTTGAACATTTAAAACGGTCTGACGGCCTGTTTGCTTTATATGAAGCTGCAAAGATGTTAGATGTACGTCCCACAGATTTTACTAAGCACTTACAGTTTCATAAGTGGGCTTATCGTAATTTTCCGGGTGGACCCATGTTACCTTATCAGGATAAAATTAGGAAAGGACTGATGGATTGTGTAATCCACACCATTCAAAAATCAGACGGAACAAAAATGAGCGTTTCCAGTGCAAAAATCACAGTCAAAGGATTGGCATGCCTAAGAGAACAATTCCATGGAGGTGTGCAATGA
- a CDS encoding BrnA antitoxin family protein → MKKKVRYEVDVSNLPSLTDEQQVEINELARMPDNEIDYSDIPSLDNEFWKNAVRNPFYKPTKTITTVRVDSDVLAWLKSQGKGYQTRINAILRNAMLRSMR, encoded by the coding sequence ATGAAGAAGAAAGTTCGTTATGAGGTTGATGTGAGTAATCTACCGTCTTTAACTGATGAACAGCAGGTTGAAATTAATGAGTTGGCTAGAATGCCTGACAATGAAATTGATTATAGCGATATTCCATCACTAGATAATGAATTTTGGAAAAATGCTGTTCGTAATCCATTTTACAAGCCAACTAAAACTATAACGACTGTGCGTGTAGATTCCGATGTATTAGCGTGGCTTAAGAGTCAAGGTAAAGGTTATCAGACGCGAATTAATGCTATTTTACGCAACGCTATGCTCCGTTCAATGCGATAG
- a CDS encoding BrnT family toxin, with protein MKIRFEWDKIKAESNLRKHRISFEVAVRVFADPLAMTRQDRIENGEYRWQTLGLVNGFLLLLVAHTIYDDKDGREVIRIISARRASLKERKRYEEESSL; from the coding sequence ATGAAAATAAGATTTGAGTGGGATAAAATCAAAGCGGAAAGCAATCTCCGAAAGCATCGTATAAGTTTTGAGGTAGCTGTTCGTGTTTTTGCAGATCCACTTGCTATGACTAGACAGGATCGTATTGAAAATGGAGAATATCGTTGGCAAACTTTGGGGCTTGTAAATGGCTTCTTATTACTACTGGTAGCTCATACTATCTATGACGATAAAGATGGGAGAGAGGTAATTCGTATTATTTCAGCACGACGTGCTAGTTTGAAAGAGAGAAAACGTTATGAAGAAGAAAGTTCGTTATGA
- the ssb gene encoding single-stranded DNA-binding protein, producing MLNKVTLIGYLGADPESRTMPSGVEVANFRIGTSQRYVDKKTGEKVEKTEWHSIVVFNPHLAKVALQYLGKGSKVYVEGQLQTRKWQDKSGQTHYTTEIVLPQYKGELKILDSVQKSDPDMTTQEQATAWENSRQQQSLETTLNDRIPF from the coding sequence ATGCTTAATAAAGTAACTTTAATTGGCTATCTGGGTGCCGATCCAGAAAGCAGAACAATGCCATCTGGAGTAGAAGTGGCGAATTTTCGTATAGGCACTTCTCAAAGATATGTAGATAAAAAAACAGGTGAAAAGGTAGAGAAAACAGAATGGCATTCTATAGTGGTTTTTAATCCACATCTTGCAAAGGTTGCACTTCAGTATCTGGGTAAAGGTTCCAAGGTTTATGTTGAAGGTCAATTACAGACGCGTAAATGGCAAGATAAAAGCGGGCAAACACACTACACAACAGAAATTGTCTTGCCGCAATATAAGGGTGAATTGAAGATCCTTGATAGCGTTCAAAAGTCTGATCCTGACATGACCACTCAAGAGCAAGCAACGGCATGGGAGAATAGTAGACAACAACAGTCTTTAGAAACAACTTTGAATGACAGAATTCCGTTTTAA
- a CDS encoding DUF6290 family protein: MTISIRLPSDLETRLNNLALKTGRTKSFYLREIIEQGIEEAEDYYLASQVRERVRKGDATFYSSEEVRKELGLDD; this comes from the coding sequence ATGACAATATCTATTCGATTGCCAAGTGATCTTGAAACGCGTTTGAATAATTTAGCCCTTAAAACAGGACGTACAAAGTCTTTTTATTTGCGTGAGATTATTGAACAGGGAATAGAGGAAGCTGAGGATTATTATTTAGCTTCACAAGTAAGAGAACGTGTTCGAAAGGGAGATGCTACTTTTTATAGCTCTGAAGAGGTGAGGAAAGAGCTTGGTTTGGACGATTAA